In Halomonas alkalicola, the following proteins share a genomic window:
- a CDS encoding nucleotidyl transferase AbiEii/AbiGii toxin family protein gives MSIEARYHEQVRLLVALLPFLNDEPCFALKGGTAINLFVQPFPRLSVDIDLAIATAILDRLLYHSHSTTLNIKGVSYRMKDKRRAGLVTTPMTKEDETSYALDSVPMSAGL, from the coding sequence ATGAGCATTGAGGCCCGCTATCACGAACAGGTGCGCCTGCTGGTCGCGCTGTTGCCTTTTCTGAACGACGAGCCCTGCTTTGCCCTCAAGGGTGGCACGGCCATCAACCTCTTCGTCCAGCCCTTCCCGCGGCTGTCCGTCGATATCGACCTCGCTATTGCCACGGCGATTCTGGATCGGCTGCTGTATCACTCTCACTCGACCACGCTGAACATCAAAGGCGTGAGCTACCGGATGAAGGACAAGCGTCGAGCCGGATTGGTGACCACACCGATGACAAAGGAGGACGAGACCTCATACGCCCTTGACTCTGTTCCGATGAGTGCAGGCTTATGA
- a CDS encoding type IV toxin-antitoxin system AbiEi family antitoxin domain-containing protein — protein sequence MAMKINQLWQKIPHGAVVTTAWLEDHGISANHAAKLTEAGWLKRLGRGAYCRAGDPLTWESGVFALQALSDPATPPFWPGGQTALALQGFAHYLPMGHDTTHLYAAERRSQLPLWLEQADWAGAIDLHRDKGLPGDLPGSFTDYNPSGVGFSLRVSTPERAILEWIAITPNELLFSSELVDTFTGLNTLRPRRLQALLAGCRSVKTKRAFLVLARHAGHAWYHRLETHSLDLGKGKRQLCKGGRLDKEYQVTVPEAFTDEH from the coding sequence ATGGCGATGAAAATAAACCAGCTGTGGCAGAAGATCCCTCATGGCGCGGTGGTGACCACTGCGTGGCTGGAAGACCACGGCATCAGCGCCAACCATGCCGCCAAGCTTACTGAGGCCGGCTGGTTGAAGCGCCTTGGGCGAGGCGCCTACTGCCGGGCAGGCGACCCGCTGACATGGGAGAGCGGGGTCTTTGCGCTGCAGGCGCTGAGCGACCCCGCAACACCCCCGTTCTGGCCGGGCGGCCAGACCGCCCTGGCGCTCCAGGGCTTTGCCCACTACCTGCCCATGGGGCATGACACCACTCACCTGTACGCTGCGGAGCGCCGCTCACAGCTGCCGCTGTGGCTGGAGCAAGCCGACTGGGCCGGGGCTATCGACCTGCACCGGGACAAGGGGCTGCCGGGAGATCTCCCCGGCAGCTTCACGGACTACAACCCGTCTGGGGTGGGGTTTTCCCTTCGGGTCTCGACGCCGGAGCGCGCTATCCTCGAGTGGATCGCCATCACGCCAAACGAGCTGCTGTTCAGCAGCGAGCTGGTGGATACCTTCACTGGGCTCAATACGCTGCGCCCGCGCCGGCTACAGGCGCTGCTGGCAGGGTGCCGCTCAGTGAAGACCAAGCGTGCTTTTCTGGTACTAGCTCGCCATGCCGGCCACGCCTGGTACCATCGACTTGAAACCCACAGCCTCGACCTGGGGAAGGGCAAGCGGCAGCTCTGCAAGGGAGGGCGGTTGGACAAGGAATATCAGGTCACGGTCCCGGAGGCGTTCACGGATGAGCATTGA
- a CDS encoding conjugative transfer ATPase, translating into MAMHRPRLFIIEVGNSFGLLGQYFERKGMSVNQVKLSPGCGARLPPFAAATRLLENEVEERRLARDAEDANPFEEAPLEEEEEQPDEERDLLGEMEITARLMITGGDPKEEREFRRADRRMVRDAIYRAAERCREEGRDCMTQDVREALYAISRDTEIPEERQRRAYDMGEAMGLFCDGFDGEVFNRPGTAWPECDVTIIDLAHFAREGYEAQLALAVISVTNMITNLAERDQYSGRPIVQVIDECHLLTVNPLLSPYLVKVGKMGRKLSHWIWMATQNLEDFPDAARKLLNMIEFWLCLYMPPDEIDQVSRFKELTATQRKLMASATKVSKKYTEGVVLSGRLEALFRVVPPSLYLALAGTEGEEKAERMRVMREQGCSELEAVLHITQRLDEARGIGPTT; encoded by the coding sequence ATGGCCATGCACCGCCCGCGGCTCTTTATCATCGAGGTAGGCAACAGCTTCGGCTTGCTGGGCCAGTATTTCGAGCGTAAGGGCATGAGCGTCAACCAGGTCAAGCTATCGCCGGGCTGCGGGGCCCGACTGCCGCCGTTCGCGGCGGCCACGCGGCTGCTGGAAAACGAGGTGGAGGAGCGGCGCCTCGCTCGAGACGCCGAGGACGCCAATCCCTTTGAGGAGGCGCCCCTGGAGGAGGAAGAGGAGCAGCCCGATGAGGAGCGCGACCTGCTGGGCGAGATGGAGATCACCGCCCGGCTGATGATCACCGGCGGGGATCCCAAGGAGGAGCGGGAGTTTCGCCGCGCCGATCGGCGCATGGTGCGCGACGCCATCTACCGGGCGGCGGAGCGCTGCCGGGAAGAGGGCCGCGACTGCATGACCCAGGACGTGCGCGAGGCGCTCTATGCGATCTCCCGCGACACGGAGATCCCCGAGGAGCGGCAGCGTCGCGCCTATGACATGGGCGAGGCCATGGGGCTGTTCTGCGACGGCTTCGACGGCGAGGTGTTCAACCGCCCCGGCACCGCCTGGCCCGAGTGCGACGTGACCATCATCGACCTGGCCCACTTCGCCCGGGAGGGCTACGAGGCCCAGCTCGCCCTGGCAGTGATCAGCGTGACCAATATGATCACCAACCTGGCCGAGCGCGACCAGTACAGCGGGCGGCCCATCGTCCAGGTCATCGACGAGTGCCACCTGCTCACCGTTAACCCGCTGCTCAGCCCCTACCTGGTCAAGGTGGGCAAGATGGGCCGCAAGCTCTCCCACTGGATCTGGATGGCTACCCAGAACCTCGAGGACTTTCCGGACGCAGCCCGCAAGCTACTCAACATGATCGAGTTCTGGCTGTGCCTCTACATGCCGCCTGACGAGATCGATCAGGTCAGCCGCTTCAAGGAACTCACCGCCACCCAGCGCAAGCTGATGGCCTCCGCCACCAAGGTCTCGAAGAAGTACACGGAGGGGGTAGTGCTCTCAGGGCGCCTGGAGGCGCTGTTCCGGGTGGTGCCCCCCAGCCTCTACCTGGCCCTAGCCGGCACCGAGGGCGAGGAGAAGGCCGAGCGCATGCGCGTGATGCGCGAGCAGGGCTGCTCGGAGCTCGAGGCGGTGCTGCATATCACCCAACGGCTGGACGAGGCCCGGGGTATCGGACCCACGACGTAG
- a CDS encoding conjugative transfer ATPase: MSKFNDLMNRLFGSARANNSDPVQTQEATLSDRDDAVQDETQATETQALAALNSDVNGRPLALPRGKAPSVAELRSHFRRAPSFSNYLPWVEYLPESGCFLLEDGVSVGVVAEVFPIATEGRAPESLEAIRDQIEAAFQDSLPEYEQHPWVVQLFVKDEVDARPDLERMRDYVRPRARETEFTQDWLASMGAHLKAISKPGGLFQDDGVTQTRWRGQTRRTRLVLYRWLGKKRQAGERQRGLSPEQAANQVYDRLAAALHGAGLRLKRYDGRAFHRWLLPRFNPRPRLAPDDPARFYALCDYPEDANEVAWNYDLAEGMLFNSPQGDVETGLWWFDGLPQCCVVVEEMRRAPVVGHLTGEVRRSDGQASNALMDKLPEGTEAVLTIVATPQEPLEDHINRLHSKAVGDSVLARQVREDCDTARRYLGQNHKLYQSTLAFFLMGENEQDLQQRSMALATQLLQVNLSPVDPEDEVAGLNTYLRWLPMNFDPEQDRKNRWYTQFNYAHHLANLAPVFGRGRGTGHPGMTFFNRGGETFSFDPLNLEDRSANAHMLVFGPTGGARQSRPP, translated from the coding sequence ATGTCCAAGTTCAACGACCTGATGAACCGGCTGTTTGGCAGCGCCCGGGCCAACAACAGCGATCCGGTCCAGACGCAGGAAGCCACGCTCTCAGACCGGGATGATGCCGTGCAGGACGAGACGCAGGCGACCGAGACGCAGGCGCTGGCCGCGCTCAACAGCGACGTTAACGGCCGGCCGCTGGCCCTGCCCCGCGGCAAGGCTCCCTCCGTGGCCGAGCTGCGCTCGCACTTCCGCCGGGCGCCCTCGTTCAGCAACTACCTGCCCTGGGTGGAGTACCTGCCCGAGTCGGGCTGCTTTCTGCTGGAAGACGGGGTCTCAGTGGGGGTGGTGGCCGAGGTCTTCCCCATCGCCACCGAGGGCCGCGCCCCGGAGTCCCTGGAGGCAATTCGCGACCAGATCGAGGCCGCCTTTCAGGACAGCCTGCCGGAGTATGAGCAGCACCCCTGGGTGGTGCAGCTCTTCGTCAAGGATGAGGTCGACGCCCGCCCCGACCTGGAGCGCATGCGCGACTATGTGCGACCGCGAGCCCGGGAGACCGAGTTCACCCAGGACTGGCTGGCGAGCATGGGCGCCCACCTCAAGGCGATCTCCAAGCCGGGCGGGCTGTTCCAGGATGACGGGGTGACCCAGACCCGCTGGCGGGGCCAGACCCGCCGCACGCGCCTGGTGCTCTACCGCTGGCTCGGCAAGAAGCGCCAGGCAGGAGAGCGTCAGCGGGGGCTCTCCCCCGAGCAGGCCGCCAATCAGGTCTACGACCGGCTGGCCGCCGCGCTGCACGGCGCGGGCCTGCGCCTGAAGCGCTATGACGGGCGCGCCTTTCACCGCTGGTTGCTGCCGCGCTTCAATCCGCGACCGCGGCTGGCCCCCGACGATCCGGCGCGCTTCTACGCCCTTTGCGATTATCCAGAAGATGCCAATGAGGTGGCCTGGAACTACGACCTGGCCGAGGGAATGCTCTTCAACTCGCCCCAGGGCGATGTAGAGACCGGGCTCTGGTGGTTCGATGGGCTGCCCCAGTGCTGCGTGGTGGTGGAGGAGATGCGCCGGGCGCCGGTGGTGGGCCACCTCACCGGCGAGGTGCGCCGCTCCGACGGCCAGGCCAGCAACGCCCTGATGGACAAGCTGCCCGAGGGCACCGAGGCGGTGCTGACCATCGTGGCGACGCCCCAGGAGCCCCTGGAGGACCATATCAATCGCCTGCACAGCAAGGCGGTGGGCGACAGCGTGCTGGCCCGCCAGGTGCGCGAGGACTGCGACACCGCCCGCCGCTACCTGGGACAGAACCACAAGCTCTATCAGAGCACCCTGGCTTTCTTCCTGATGGGTGAGAACGAGCAGGACCTCCAGCAGCGCAGCATGGCGCTGGCCACTCAGCTGCTGCAGGTGAACCTCTCGCCGGTGGACCCGGAGGACGAGGTCGCCGGCCTGAACACCTACCTGCGCTGGCTGCCGATGAACTTCGACCCGGAGCAAGATCGCAAGAATCGCTGGTACACCCAGTTCAATTACGCCCACCACCTGGCCAACCTGGCGCCGGTGTTCGGGCGCGGCCGCGGCACCGGCCACCCCGGCATGACATTCTTCAATCGCGGCGGCGAGACCTTCAGCTTCGACCCACTGAATCTCGAGGACCGCTCGGCCAACGCCCATATGCTGGTGTTCGGCCCCACCGGCGGCGCGCGGCAAAGTCGGCCACCCTGA
- a CDS encoding TIGR03751 family conjugal transfer lipoprotein, whose translation MATLLVAGCATSQEELMPVGDTTMMEIWQNQAGHSTGERRLLDVRSELRRPLESPELVSEQLRYSRDASNEIYSQFRRLPNPDLVMYVFPHLAGSEQVPVPGYSTVFPLYQRTQYAMPGESARPTATLESRVNEGRAR comes from the coding sequence ATGGCCACCCTGCTGGTGGCGGGCTGCGCCACCTCCCAGGAAGAGCTGATGCCGGTGGGCGATACCACCATGATGGAGATCTGGCAGAACCAGGCCGGCCACAGCACCGGCGAACGCCGCCTGCTGGACGTGCGCAGCGAGCTGCGCCGGCCCCTGGAGAGCCCGGAGCTGGTCAGCGAGCAGCTGCGCTACAGCCGCGACGCCAGCAACGAGATCTACAGCCAGTTTCGCCGCCTGCCCAACCCAGATCTGGTGATGTACGTCTTCCCCCATCTGGCAGGGTCCGAGCAGGTGCCGGTACCTGGCTACTCCACGGTGTTTCCCCTCTACCAGCGCACCCAGTACGCCATGCCCGGCGAGAGCGCTCGCCCGACCGCAACGCTGGAGAGCCGGGTTAACGAGGGGAGGGCGCGCTGA
- a CDS encoding TIGR03752 family integrating conjugative element protein: protein MTLRSNTLLKVLVPALLVIVLLIVVRGLSSGGDPSTDDETGEADPTLTLSDDELQALGIEGDTPRDTVATLVGHVQAMRSDLEQAQAETQALRDQNERLMTRNQDVDGAIDEALRRERERLRQEIGQSQPDSSMLGTLQRQLDQLRRQVDGQRDDDDDLPIGLGLEGGGGPSGTAYSGPGSAQALTWVEPLDAQEDERGRGETTFPTRFGEAAGELGEAAQRGSSAVESRVTGRHDEASVEPVYTLPENSTLMGSVAMTALLGRVPIDGTVNDPYPFKVVIGRENLTANGVTLPEVESAIVSGTATGDWTLSCVRGQVNSMTFVFEDGTVRTLPAPEDVNSGDASGRTTIGWLSDPRGLPCIPGDRKTNAQQFLLTSFILGAAEQSANAVAMGEVTTSVDSGGVVSGLTGSSGRYAASQALAGGVSDVRQWVQERFGQTFDAVYVPPGQPVAIHIERELPIDYETQGRRVRYDRTGADVLDLP from the coding sequence ATGACCCTGCGCAGCAACACCCTGCTGAAGGTGCTGGTTCCGGCGCTGCTGGTGATCGTGCTGCTGATCGTGGTGCGCGGCCTGAGTAGCGGCGGCGATCCCAGCACGGACGACGAGACCGGGGAGGCAGACCCGACGCTGACCCTGAGCGACGACGAGCTGCAGGCGCTCGGCATCGAAGGAGACACCCCGCGGGATACCGTGGCCACATTGGTCGGCCATGTGCAGGCCATGCGCAGCGACTTGGAGCAGGCCCAGGCGGAAACCCAGGCGCTGCGCGACCAGAACGAGCGGCTGATGACCCGCAACCAGGACGTGGACGGCGCCATCGACGAGGCGCTGCGCCGTGAGCGCGAACGGCTGCGTCAGGAGATCGGCCAGTCCCAGCCGGACAGCTCCATGCTGGGCACCCTGCAGCGTCAGCTGGACCAGCTGCGCCGCCAGGTGGACGGGCAGCGCGACGATGACGATGACCTGCCCATCGGCCTGGGCCTGGAGGGCGGCGGCGGCCCCAGCGGAACGGCCTACTCGGGCCCCGGCTCGGCGCAGGCGCTGACCTGGGTCGAGCCCCTGGACGCCCAGGAGGACGAGCGTGGGCGCGGCGAGACCACCTTCCCGACCCGCTTCGGTGAAGCCGCCGGTGAGCTGGGCGAGGCGGCCCAGCGCGGCTCCAGTGCGGTGGAGAGCCGGGTGACCGGCCGCCACGATGAAGCCAGCGTAGAGCCCGTCTATACGCTGCCGGAGAACTCCACCCTGATGGGCTCGGTGGCCATGACGGCGCTGCTGGGCCGGGTGCCCATCGATGGCACCGTCAACGACCCCTATCCGTTCAAGGTGGTGATCGGCCGCGAGAACCTCACCGCCAACGGCGTCACCCTGCCCGAGGTGGAGAGCGCCATCGTCAGCGGCACCGCCACCGGCGACTGGACGCTCTCCTGCGTGCGCGGCCAGGTCAACTCGATGACCTTCGTCTTCGAGGACGGCACCGTGCGCACCCTGCCGGCCCCGGAGGACGTCAATTCCGGCGACGCCTCCGGACGCACCACCATCGGTTGGCTGTCCGACCCGCGGGGCCTGCCCTGCATCCCCGGGGATCGCAAGACCAATGCCCAGCAGTTCCTGTTGACCAGCTTCATCCTCGGCGCCGCCGAGCAGAGCGCCAATGCCGTCGCCATGGGCGAGGTCACCACCAGCGTGGACAGCGGCGGCGTGGTCAGCGGCCTCACCGGCAGCTCCGGCCGCTATGCGGCCAGCCAGGCCCTGGCCGGCGGCGTCTCCGACGTGCGCCAGTGGGTGCAGGAGCGCTTCGGCCAGACCTTCGATGCCGTGTATGTGCCGCCCGGCCAGCCGGTGGCCATCCATATCGAGCGGGAGCTGCCCATCGACTACGAGACACAAGGAAGGAGGGTGCGATATGACCGCACGGGCGCGGATGTCCTCGATCTGCCGTAG
- a CDS encoding TIGR03749 family integrating conjugative element protein: MKRLILACLASAVLAGDALAVEIMHWERRPLAIPLPVDEERIVTLDRNVRVGLPPALANPEVLRVQSAGGVLYLKAFEAFETQRVRVQDVESGDVLLLDLSAREGASSEEILVVDSREASPARASASRASTGASSGSRGEQASEASRPAAQASGGEAQQATATPVPVRLTRHAAQSLYAPQRTIEPLRGVSRVPMRLPESLSTLLPSLPVTATPPGAWRLDGWTVTAVKLENNDRRRAFELDPRWLQGEFYSATFMHPYLAPRGSVEDTTTVFLVTRRGGLDRALIPLEETDKAEEGTS, encoded by the coding sequence ATGAAGCGCCTGATACTGGCCTGCCTGGCGAGCGCGGTGCTGGCCGGCGACGCCCTGGCGGTGGAGATCATGCACTGGGAGCGCCGCCCCCTGGCGATCCCGCTGCCGGTGGATGAGGAGCGCATTGTCACCCTGGACCGCAACGTGCGGGTGGGGCTGCCGCCGGCCCTAGCCAACCCCGAGGTGCTGCGCGTCCAGAGCGCCGGGGGCGTGCTCTACCTCAAGGCCTTTGAGGCCTTCGAGACCCAGCGCGTGCGGGTGCAGGACGTGGAGAGCGGGGATGTGCTGCTGCTGGACCTCTCGGCCCGGGAGGGAGCCAGCAGCGAGGAGATCCTGGTGGTGGACAGCCGCGAGGCGTCACCGGCCAGGGCAAGCGCTTCGCGCGCCTCGACGGGCGCGTCCTCGGGTAGCCGCGGAGAACAGGCGTCAGAGGCGTCCCGGCCGGCGGCTCAGGCGTCAGGCGGTGAGGCTCAGCAGGCCACCGCCACGCCGGTGCCCGTGCGGCTGACCCGGCATGCCGCCCAGTCGCTCTATGCGCCCCAGCGGACCATCGAGCCCCTGCGCGGCGTCTCTCGCGTGCCCATGCGGCTGCCCGAGTCGCTGAGCACCTTACTGCCGTCGCTGCCGGTGACCGCCACACCCCCGGGCGCCTGGCGGCTCGACGGCTGGACGGTCACCGCGGTGAAGCTGGAGAACAACGACCGGCGACGCGCCTTCGAGCTCGACCCGCGCTGGCTGCAGGGGGAGTTCTACTCCGCGACCTTCATGCACCCCTACCTGGCCCCGCGGGGCTCCGTGGAGGACACTACCACGGTCTTTCTGGTCACCCGGCGCGGCGGCCTGGACAGGGCGCTGATCCCGCTGGAGGAGACGGATAAGGCCGAGGAGGGCACCTCATGA
- a CDS encoding PFL_4703 family integrating conjugative element protein gives MSRFRHALSARDAHITTLRLVIAVLALLSAGLWWGWKSAPENLTIHNPPDLRSGSTRAWWEVDPSSVYAFGFYVWQQINRWPSDGQSDYQRNLQAYSPFLTPSCQRYLDNDYETRNRRQELSGRVRGIYEIPGRGYRASAVEVLSRDAWVVTLDMAIDEQYAGTPVRDLFIRYPLRIVRADVDPQRNPWGLQVDCFEGTPQRLAVPGREEEGELL, from the coding sequence ATGAGTCGCTTTCGTCACGCCCTGAGCGCCCGGGATGCCCATATCACCACCCTGCGCCTGGTCATCGCGGTGCTGGCCCTGCTGAGCGCCGGCCTGTGGTGGGGCTGGAAGTCGGCCCCGGAGAACCTGACCATCCACAATCCGCCCGACCTGCGCTCCGGCAGCACCCGCGCCTGGTGGGAGGTCGACCCCTCGAGCGTCTACGCCTTCGGGTTCTACGTCTGGCAGCAGATCAACCGCTGGCCCTCCGACGGCCAGAGCGACTATCAACGCAACCTGCAGGCCTACTCGCCCTTTCTCACCCCCTCCTGCCAGCGCTACCTGGACAACGACTACGAGACCCGCAACCGCCGTCAAGAGCTCTCCGGGCGGGTGCGCGGCATCTATGAGATCCCCGGGCGCGGCTATCGCGCCAGTGCCGTCGAGGTGCTGAGCCGAGATGCCTGGGTGGTGACCCTGGATATGGCCATCGACGAGCAGTACGCCGGCACGCCGGTGCGCGATCTGTTCATTCGCTATCCGCTGCGCATCGTGCGCGCCGACGTGGATCCTCAGCGCAACCCCTGGGGCCTGCAGGTGGACTGCTTCGAGGGCACCCCGCAGCGCCTGGCGGTGCCCGGCCGTGAGGAGGAAGGAGAGCTGCTATGA
- a CDS encoding TIGR03750 family conjugal transfer protein, producing the protein MANRLDFLPTRLNAAPVVFRGMTGHEVGMMALGGLAAGLLPGAIGAWLLGAIAMVPTVAFACAGMALYFGGAVMRRLRRGRPASWLYRSLQFRLARQGIRLWGGETLITRSGPYSRRRMRYQPGGRP; encoded by the coding sequence ATGGCCAACCGTCTCGACTTTCTGCCGACCCGCCTCAACGCCGCGCCGGTGGTGTTCCGGGGCATGACTGGGCATGAGGTTGGGATGATGGCCCTGGGCGGCCTGGCCGCGGGCCTGCTGCCGGGCGCGATCGGCGCCTGGCTGCTGGGGGCCATCGCCATGGTGCCCACTGTGGCCTTCGCCTGTGCCGGCATGGCGCTCTACTTCGGTGGCGCCGTCATGCGGCGGCTGCGTCGCGGCCGTCCCGCCTCCTGGCTCTATCGCAGCCTTCAGTTCCGCCTGGCCCGGCAAGGCATCCGGCTGTGGGGCGGCGAGACCCTGATCACCCGCTCCGGCCCCTACTCGCGGCGGCGGATGCGCTACCAGCCGGGAGGACGGCCATGA
- a CDS encoding TIGR03745 family integrating conjugative element membrane protein, whose protein sequence is MTVVRSLFSRARAHAQPWGFAALAAAGLLPAQAMAQGLPSMEAPSRGEGGGLLTTLQNYLFDFGALGGLILATVAFLIVAIAAIATFNEARVRGEWSKFGVVVVVGVVLIIAIIWLATKASEIL, encoded by the coding sequence ATGACTGTCGTGCGTTCACTCTTTTCTCGTGCCCGTGCTCATGCCCAACCCTGGGGCTTTGCCGCCCTGGCCGCGGCGGGGCTCTTGCCGGCCCAGGCCATGGCGCAGGGGCTGCCCTCCATGGAGGCGCCGTCGCGAGGGGAGGGGGGTGGCCTGCTCACCACCCTGCAGAACTACCTGTTCGACTTCGGCGCCTTGGGCGGCCTGATCCTGGCCACGGTGGCCTTCCTGATCGTGGCCATCGCTGCCATCGCCACCTTCAACGAGGCCCGGGTGCGCGGCGAATGGTCGAAGTTCGGCGTGGTGGTTGTGGTGGGGGTGGTGCTGATCATCGCCATCATCTGGCTGGCCACCAAGGCGTCGGAGATCCTCTGA
- a CDS encoding TIGR03758 family integrating conjugative element protein, translated as MDAFAAGAGFEAPPLGVLIAGVGCTVVLLWACWSAISSYRGYAKGRVSGDDFGFAALRAVFLVVVVVMFWIFL; from the coding sequence ATGGATGCCTTCGCCGCCGGTGCCGGCTTCGAGGCGCCACCCCTGGGCGTCCTGATTGCCGGGGTGGGCTGCACCGTGGTGCTGCTCTGGGCGTGTTGGAGCGCCATCTCCTCCTACCGAGGCTACGCCAAGGGACGCGTCAGCGGCGACGACTTCGGCTTCGCCGCCCTGCGCGCCGTCTTTCTGGTCGTGGTCGTGGTGATGTTCTGGATTTTCCTCTGA
- a CDS encoding RAQPRD family integrative conjugative element protein: MTLRRLPRALTPLLLTLLTAHFGIAHAAERDGLRDEIARQDLALIQDQLAQIQRIVDRLEGRVGEFDPHTTRVFLDVPRLRRDLEAVAEGIDDVLEPPRLPPRQPAPLAGDYLRERY, encoded by the coding sequence ATGACGCTTCGCCGCCTGCCACGGGCCCTGACGCCCCTGCTCCTGACGCTGCTGACCGCCCATTTCGGTATTGCACATGCCGCCGAGCGCGACGGCCTGCGCGATGAGATCGCCCGCCAGGATCTGGCCCTGATCCAGGACCAGCTGGCCCAGATCCAGCGCATCGTGGACCGGCTCGAGGGCCGCGTCGGGGAGTTCGACCCCCACACCACCCGCGTCTTTCTGGACGTGCCGCGCCTGCGCCGTGACCTCGAGGCGGTGGCCGAGGGCATTGATGACGTGCTCGAGCCGCCTCGCTTGCCGCCTCGGCAGCCTGCGCCGCTCGCCGGCGACTACCTGCGGGAGCGGTACTGA
- a CDS encoding TIGR03747 family integrating conjugative element membrane protein, with protein MATAERAQETRRGWLSTLFGLPFQIMAVLVVSLLMSVLIEWAGIHWQWWNQPGAQHALETLEAEVARLDTTFTRSLLVSDPVALATGAVSSAYDWLFVKSGISAWLETSAHHGGWLGTLHVYVQAALYVTLMTLTRVVILLLTSPLFALAALVGFVDGLVRRDLRRFGAGRESAFIYHHAKRAITPVFVVGWLLYLSVPFAIHPNAFLLPCAALFGLLVSIATGSFKKYL; from the coding sequence ATGGCCACGGCAGAGCGCGCCCAGGAAACCCGACGCGGCTGGCTCTCCACGCTGTTCGGCCTGCCGTTTCAGATCATGGCGGTGCTGGTGGTCTCGCTGCTGATGTCGGTGCTGATCGAGTGGGCAGGGATCCACTGGCAGTGGTGGAACCAGCCTGGAGCCCAGCACGCCCTAGAGACCCTGGAAGCGGAGGTGGCCCGGCTGGATACCACCTTCACCCGTTCGCTGCTGGTCTCGGACCCGGTCGCCCTGGCGACGGGGGCGGTCAGCAGCGCCTACGACTGGCTGTTCGTGAAAAGCGGGATCTCGGCCTGGCTCGAGACCAGCGCCCATCACGGCGGCTGGCTCGGCACCCTGCACGTCTATGTGCAGGCGGCGCTCTACGTCACGCTGATGACCCTGACCCGGGTGGTCATCCTGCTGCTGACCTCGCCGCTCTTCGCCCTGGCGGCCCTGGTCGGTTTCGTCGACGGCCTGGTGCGTCGTGACCTGCGCCGCTTCGGTGCGGGGCGCGAGTCCGCCTTCATCTACCACCATGCCAAGCGGGCCATCACGCCGGTCTTCGTGGTGGGCTGGCTGCTCTACCTGAGCGTGCCCTTCGCCATTCACCCCAACGCCTTCCTGCTGCCCTGCGCGGCGCTCTTCGGCCTGCTGGTCAGCATCGCCACGGGGAGCTTCAAGAAGTACCTCTGA